A section of the Paenibacillus yonginensis genome encodes:
- a CDS encoding YbaB/EbfC family nucleoid-associated protein, with the protein MNNMNQMMKQVKKMQEQMLKAQEELADKRVEGTSGGGVVTVEANGHKKILSIAIKPEAVDPDDVEMLQDLVLTAVNDALTKAEEIANQDMGKFTGGMKIPGLF; encoded by the coding sequence ATGAATAACATGAACCAAATGATGAAGCAAGTGAAGAAAATGCAGGAGCAAATGCTGAAGGCACAGGAAGAACTGGCCGACAAGCGCGTTGAAGGAACTTCCGGCGGCGGCGTTGTGACAGTTGAAGCCAACGGACACAAAAAGATTCTGTCCATCGCCATCAAACCGGAAGCCGTTGACCCGGACGATGTAGAAATGCTGCAGGACCTGGTGCTGACTGCTGTTAATGATGCCTTGACTAAAGCGGAAGAGATTGCCAACCAAGATATGGGCAAATTTACCGGTGGCATGAAAATCCCAGGTTTATTCTAA